The Kitasatospora albolonga nucleotide sequence GCCGGGCGGGTCCACGGATCGCCGCCGCGCAGGACCACTCCACCAGCGGCCCGCCGACGACCCCGGCCAGCATGTTCAGGGCGGGGGTGACAAGCCCCGGCTCCAGGACGCCCACGATCTGGCCGAGCAGCCACAGGCCGCCGAAGATCTGGAGCAGCGTCATCGACACCTGGGCCAGCACCGCGGCGGGCCACCACTTCGGCCGGGGCGGCTTGGCCGGCCGCCCGCCGGGCGCCACCCCGGTGCCCAGGCCCCGGCTCCCGGAGAGCCCCGAAACGCCCGCCTCCTTCGACGTACGCGAAACGGCGCCCGAAGCCGTACCCGAGGCCGCTCCCGTACCCGTACTCGTATCCGTACCCGTGCCCGTATCCGTACGCGAAGCCTTGGCTGAATCCTTGCGCGAACCCTTGCCCGAAGCCTTGGCGGGGCCCGCCGCCGCCTTCGCCGCCAGCTCGTCCAGCGCCTCCGGCAGCCCCTTCGCACCGTTGAACGCCGCCTCGCGCACCGCCTGGGCCCAGGGGGCGGGGAGCCCGTCGGCGGCGTCGTCCGCGACAATCCGGACCGCCTGCTCCACCCGCTGCCGGGCCGTCAGCTCCTCCTCCGGCGGGGCGAGCGCCTGGCCCATCCGGTCCAGGCTGCCCGGCAGCCCCCGGGACTCGTACCAGCGCCACAGCCGCAGCCACGGCGTCCCGCACGCCCGGCCCGCGTTCCGGCGCCACTCCCGCTCGGCGGCCTGCCCGGCGGCGGCCGCCCCCACCGCCTCGGCCAGCCGGTCGGTGAACTCCTCCCGGGCCCGCTCCCCCAGCCCCGGCCGCCCCTCCGCCACGTACACCGGACGCAGCCGCGCCGCCGCCGCGTCCACATCGGCGGAGAGGCGGCGGGTGGCGGCCGTGCGGTCCTGGACGAACCGGCCGAGCATCTCGCGCAGTTCGGGCACCCCGTCGCCGGTCAGCGCGGAGAGGGACATGACGGTGGCGCCGGGTTCGCCGTGCTCGCCGAGCGCCATGCCGTCCTCGTCCAGGAGCCGGCGCAGGTCGTCGAGCACGAGGTCGGCGGCCTCGCCGGGGAGCCGGTCGATCTGGTTGAGGACGACGAAGGTGACCTCGGCGTGCCCGGCCAGGGGGCGCAGGTAGCGCTCGTGCAGGGCGGCGTCGGCGTACTTCTCCGGGTCGACCACCCAGATCACCGCGTCGACCAGCGCCAGCACCCGGTCCACCTGGTCCCGGTGGGCCGTCGCGGCGGAGTCGTGGTCGGGCAGGTCGACCAGGACGAGCCCCTGGAACGCCTCGTCGAAGGCGGCGGGCCCGGGGTGCGGCCTGCGGCGGAGCCGGCCGGGGATCGCGAGGCGGTCGAGGAGCCCGGCGGCCCCGTCGGTCCAGCTGCACGCGATGGGCTGGGAGGTGGTGGGGCGGCGCAGCCCGGTGTCGGAGATCGGGGCCCCGGCCAGGGCGTTGAACAGGGTGGACTTGCCGCTTCCCGTGGCGCCCGCGATGGCGACGACCGTGTGCCGGGAGGAGAGCCGCTGCCGGGCCGCCGCCTCGTCCAGCACGCGCCCCGCCTCGGCGAGGGTGTCCCGGTCGAGCCGGGCGCGGGAGAGGCCGACGAGTTCGCGCAGGGCGTCGAGCCGGGTCGGCAGGGGGCCGCCGGAGGCCCCGTAGGCGTCGACCTGGGGCCGCAGGTCGTCCTCGTCCCCGTCCGCGCCCACCAGGTCCGCACCCGGAGAACCCGGACCCGCGTCCGTACGGGAGTCACCACCGCGCGCACCGGCCGCCGTACGGGAATCCACCGCGGCCGCCCGCCGCGCGATGAGGCCGTCGTCCCAGCGCCCGCCGTCCGTCCCCTCCTTCTCCCGCCCCCCGGCGGGCTCCGCCGTGCCGTTGCCCGGGTCCTCGTCCGTGACGGCAGTCATCGCTGCCACCTCTCCTTCTGCAGTACGGAAAGCGCGGCGATCAGTTCGGCCTGCGGTTCGGGGGCGACGTCGAGCGCGTCGAGCGGGGCGAGCCGACGGTCGCGTTCGCCGCCGAGCACCTGGTCCAGATAGGTCGTCAGCAGTTCGCCGCCCTTGTCGCGGAGGCGGAGCGCGCCCTGGGCGCCGATGCGTTCGGCGAGCTGCTCCCCCGCCGTACGGGCCCGGCGCCCGCCGAGCAGGGCCGCCGCGAGCAGGGCGGCGACGGTCTCGGGGTCGGGCGCCACGCTGCGTTCGAGCTGCCGCACCTCTTCCTCGGCGAGCTCCTCCAGGACCCGCCGCCACCGCCGTACGGCCACGGCGATCCGGCCCTCCACGTCCTCGGCGGGCCCCCACCCCCCGGCCTCCCGGACGGCGCCGTCGAACCGGAACACCCCGGCGGCGGGCTCGCGGCTCCACTGCGTACGGATCTGCTCGTCGGCGGCGGACACGGAGCACTGGAGGAGGGCGATCAGGCTCTCCACCAGCGCGTCGAGGAGCTCACCGGGCGCGCTGTAGAGGGGGAAGCCGCGCCACCGGGTGCGCGCGTCCCCGGAGAGGACCGCCCCGCTCCGGAGCCTGCGCCGAATCCGGTCGGCCTCCTTGCCGTACGCGTCCTCGACCACTCCGGTGAGCCGGACGGACGCCGCGTACTGCGCCGCGACGGCCGACGCCAGCCCGGGCATCCGTACGTTGAGCGACTCGATGAGCCCCGAGGCGGTACGCCCCACCGCCTGCTGCCGGGCGGCGGGGTCCTGGGCCCGGTGGGTGAGCCAGGCGCGCAGCGGGGCGACGGCGGTGGTGGGGAGCAGCCCGCTGCCGCCGCCCGCCGACTCGGGCAGCTCGGGGATGGTGAACCGGGGTACGTCCCCGAGTCCGGCGCGGGTCAGGAGCGCCGCGTACTGCCGGGAGACCTCGGCGATCACCTGGTGGGGCACCCGGTCGAGGACGGTGACGAGGGCGGCGTCGTACTCCTTCGCGGTACGCAGCAGATGCCAGGGCACCGCGTCGGCGTACCGGGAGGCGGTGGTGACCATGACCCAGACGTCGGCGGCGCAGATGAGTTCGGCGGCCAGGACCCGGTTGCGTACGACGAGGGAGTCGATGTCGGGGGCGTCGAGGATCGCGAGCCCCCGGGGGAGGCTGACGGCGGTCTCCACCCGCAGCACGTTCGCCTCGTCGTCCGCGCCCGCGCCGAGCTCGTCGAGCCCGTCGGGGTCCCGGGCCTGACCCGGCGGCAGCCAGATCCGGGTGAGCTGCGGCAGCACCCGTACGCCCGCGAACCAGTGGTGGTCGTCGGGGTGGCACACCAGCACGGGCGTACGCGTGGTGGGCCGCAGCACCCCGGCCTCGCTGACCCGGCACCCCACGAGCGAGTTGACCAGCGTGGACTTCCCGGCTCCGGTGGAACCGCCGATCACGGCGAGCAGCGGGGCCTCGGGGTCCTTGAGGCGGGGCAGGAGGTAGTCGTCGAGCTGCGCGAGGAGTTCGACCCTCGTCTGCCGGGCGCGTTCGGCCCCCGGCAGGGGGAGTGGGAGACGCACGGCGGCGACACGGTCGCGCAGGGCGGAAAGTGCGTCGATGAGCTGAGGCCGTACGTCCATGGTCACCACATGCGAAGAATGCCCAATTTTAGAGCCTTTTTGAAGCGTATAGGCCCTTCTGCGCGGCGGTTCCACCCTCCGGACAGACTCCGGCACGAGCTCCGGACGAAAACGGAACAGAAAGGACGAGTGGGGCGCAGGCATAACGAGTGCACAACGCCCGGGCCGCAGGGCGCGAAAAGCGGTGCACGAATCGCACCTACCTGCGATTATCGGTTCGCTTCACCGAACCTCCACATCGTGCCACGCAGGTGAAGCAACCGGGTCCAGGCGATCGGAGCCCTATCCTTGTCCCGGCACGGCCACGGAACCACCCGATCAGGGCTCCCGGCCCCCGTAGCTCAGTGGATAGAGCAGGCGCCTTCTAAGCGCTTGGCCGCAGGTTCGAGTCCTGCCGGGGGCGCACCGACCGCACCACCGTGAGGCCCTCCGCACCGGAGGGCCTTTTCGCTGGTCGGGGCAGGTTAGCGGGGAGCGGCGTAGTGACGGCGTAAAAGAAGATCCCGTCCCCGGTCCGGTGCGCCGGACCGCACCGCCTCTTCTGTACATATCCAGGCAAAAGGCCATTCCGGTTGAGGAGTGGGCACATGCCGGATCATTCTTGCGGGCATGACACCGCACTCCCCCGCCCTCCCCGCGCCCGGCCTGCGCGATTACGCCTTCGACTGGGCGCTGGTGGACGTGGAGACGTCCGGGCTCGTCGCGCGGCGGGACCGGGTGCTGTCGGTCGCGGTGGTGACCATGGGGCCGGACGGGGAGCGGACCGGGGAGTTCTCGACCCTGCTGAACCCGGGGTGCGACCCGGGGCCGGTGGACGTGCACGGCCTGACGGCCGAACGGCTGCTGGGGGCGCCGACCTTCGACCAGGTCGCGGGGCGGATCGGGGCGCTGTTGCAGGACCGGGTCCTGGTGGCCCACAACGCCCAGTTCGACTACGACTTCCTGGCGCACGAGTTCGCGCGGGCCCGCCTGTATCTGCCGGTCTCCCAGCGGCTGTGCACCCTCGCGCTCAACCGGCAGGTGGACCCGCCCGCCGAGGACATGAAGCTGGGAACGCTGGCGGCGCACTACGGCGTTCCGCAGCTGCGGGCGCACGACGCCCTGGACGACACCCGCGTGCTGGCCGGCATCCTCCGCGCGACGCTCCGGGAGGCCGCGCGGCTCGACCTGCCCCTGCCCCTGGTGGCCTGCCCGCCGCGCCAGGACACGCGGTTCGCGCCCCAGCCGCCGAAGACGCCCTGCGCGTACCGCAATCCGGGACGGGCGGAGGCGGGCGGTCCGCTCGTCCAGGGCATGAAGATCGCCATCACCGGGGAGACGGCGACCTCGCGCGCCGAGCTCGTGGCGCGGTCGGTCGCGGCGGGGCTGAACGTCATGACCTCGGTCAGCCGCCACACCAGCGCGCTGGTCACCAACGCGGCCGGATCGGGGTCCGCGAAGGCCCGGCGGGCAGCCGCCGAGGGCGTACCGGTGATCGACGAGCACACGTTCCTGCGGCTGCTCGATGACGTACGGCCCGGTACGCGGCACCTGGCGGCGGGGGCGGAGGCTGGGGTGGCGCCTGTGGCGGCAGGGGCGGGGGTGGCGCCTGTGGCAGTTGTTACGGCCGGGGAGGCCGGGGCCACCGCTGCGACCGGGGCGGCCGTGGCTGTCCCTGTTGCTCCTGCGGCCCCTTCCTCACCGGAAGCGGCCGTACCCGCTCCACGCCGACCGGCCCCGGCGGCCGTACCGGCGGCCCGCCCCCTGGCCGGGCGGCGGGTCCTCGTCCTCGGTGGCACGCACCCCGCCGCGGCCGCCGCGCGCAGCCGGGTCGTCGAACTGGGCGGTTCCGCCGCCATCAACCTCTCGCGGAGCGTCACCGACGCCGTGCTCCTGCCGGGAGGGGAGACCGACCGCCGGATACGACGAATGCCAAAGCTGGGACTTCCCGTGCACGACGAACACTGGCTGACCGCACCGGAGGGCGCTCCCGCCGGAACCGGTGCCGCCTCCGGGGCGGCCCGGCCGACGCCGGAGGCGGACCGGCCGTCGGCCCCCCTCGTCCTGCCGCGCGGCGGTGTCGCGGACCTGCCCACAGCGCAGGCCCCGCTGTGGCACATCACCGCGGCCTGGGCGCCGCGGGACAGGTGCGAGATCGATGTCGTCGCCTTCGTGCTCGACGAGGACGAACAGGTCACCTTCGACGAGGACTTCGTCTTCTACGGTGCCCCCGAGAACCCCGCGGGCACCGTGCGCCTCCTCACCGACGGCCCGGCCGAACAGACGATCGCCGTCGACCTCGCCTCGCTCCCGCCCTCCTCACGCAAGGTGGCCGTCGCGGCTGCCATCGACGGGGAGGGGACCTTCGGGGACGTCGGCGCGGTCCAGGTCACCGCGGTCCCCGGTACCGGTGCCGCACCGCTGGCCGGGGCCACCCTCGACGCCGCCACCACGGAACGCACGCTGCTCCTCGCCGAGTTCTACCGCCGGGGGCCGGTCTGGCGCTTCCGTGCCGTCGGACAGGGGTACGACCACGGGCTCGCCGACCTGGCGCGCGGCTACGGCGTCGACATCGCCGACTGAGCGTGCGGGCGTGATGCCGTAACACCCGCCCCACCCACCCCCCGCGCCTCCCTAAGCGGAATCCGCCGCGCAAGAGTGGCGGGCCGACGAAACGTTCGGTACGGCGTGACGTTCAGGGCGGCGCAAGAACGGGCAAATCGATCCTGTACGGCCCTGGGCGGAATCCCGCCGCAGGGCGCTCCCCACTTCTCCGCAAACCCGTTCGGGCGAGCGCAACTTCGTTGTGCCGTCCGGCCGTCGACCCTGCCCTTCCCCCACCGAACACCCCTGCGAAACGACGCACCACCTGGAAAGGAGCACCACGATGGCGACGCCGCTGTCCGCCGACAAGCTGCTCAAAGCCCTCCGCGACGAAGGACTCCACGTCGTCGAGCACCGGAGCTGGCGTACGAACAACCGGAATCACAAGGGGGCCTGGGGTCCGACGCACGGCGTCATGATCCATCACACCGTCACCTCGGGCACCGCGTCCTCCGTCGAGCTCTGCTACAACGGCCACTCCGCCCTCCCCGGTCCCCTCTGCCACGGCGTGATCGCCAAGGACGGGACCGTCCACCTCGTGGGGAACGGGCGCGCCAACCACGCCGGGCTCGGCGACGACGACGTTCTGCGTGCCGTGATCGCGGAGAAGGCGCTGCCCCCGGACAACGAGGCCAACACCGACGGCAACCGGTACTTCTACGGCTTCGAGTGCGTCAACCTCGGCGACGGGAAGGACCCCTGGCCGGCGGCCCAGCTGCTGGCGATCGAGCGGGCCGCCGCAGCCGTCTGCCGGGCGCACCGCTGGTCGGAGCGGTCGGTGATCGGGCACCTCGAATGGCAGCCGGGCAAGGTCGATCCGCGCGGCTTCACCATGAACTCGATGCGCACCAGGATCGGCAAGCGGCTGGGCGGCGCCCCGGACGGGCCCGCCAAACCGCCCCCGAAACCGGCGTACGAGCCGTTCCCCGGGGCGTCCTTCTTCAAGGCGGGCCGCAACAGCCCCGTCATCACGGCCATGGGCAGGCGCCTGGTGGCCGAGGGCTGCGGCCGGTACACGGTGGGCCCCGGCCCGGCCTGGTCCACCGCGGACCGGAACTCGTACGCGGCCTGGCAGCGCAAGCTGGGTTATACGGGCACCGACGCCGACGGCATTCCGGGGAAGACCAGCTGGGACCGGCTCAAGGTGCCCAACGTGTGAGGCATCTGAACCGTCCGGAGCCTCAGATGGCCAGGGCGGCGGCGCCGCCGTCCCACAGCGCGATGGCCAGCAGCAGGCACGCCCCCAGGGTGAACGCGGTGCGGACCTGGTGGAGAGTGTTCCAGCGGGACTCGAAGGCCGTACGGGCGGCGCTGTCGTCGCCGCCCTCCGCCTTCGCGAGCGCGTTGTTGAGCGGGATGTTCCCGGCGATCGTGACCAGGTGCCCGGCGACCGCGCAGACGAGCGCCCCCACGATCGCGGGCGCCTCCACGGAGTCGTACTCGCCGAGCCCGGTGAAGAGCGCGGCGGCGGGCAGGGCGACCACGCCGAGGAAGAGGACGAGGAAGGCGGGGCCGGGCACCTTCTCGTTGAAGCGGCGCATCATCGCCGTGAACTGTTCGTCCGGCAGCCCGGCGAGGCCGGGCATGATCGCGATCAGGAACGTCAGCATGATGCCCGCGTACAGGCAGTTGGCGATCAGGGAGAGCACCAGGAACAGGGAGACCATGGCGCACATCATGACCCGGGAGGGCCGCTCGCACAGCCGTATTTAGCGTGTCTGTGCGAACGGTGACCTGCGGAGGCCAGGACCGCCGTCCGTTCAGCCGATCTCCCCCTCCGCCGCGTCTCCCCCGCCGTCCGGCACCTCCACGCCCCGGAGCTCGCTCGCCTGCCCGATCGCCGTCGCCAGCTTCCGTACCGAACGGTCCTCGGTCTCCTCAGCCAGCCGGGAAGCCCGGGAGGCGAGCTCCCCGAGTGCGGGCGTGCCGGGCAGGTCGCCGCCGCGCAGGGTGTCCGCGAAGTAGGCGGCCACGGCGGCCACCTGGAGGTGGCGCGAATCGCCGCCCCACAGCTTGCCCCCGATCGCCCCGGTCCGGACCGAGCCGCTCTTCTCGTGCGGCTCACGGGTCTTGGGGTCGAGCCAGCGCACGGTCGCCCTGGCCACCTCCCCCGACGCGCCCTCGCGCAGCCGTACGGCATAGAGCGCGGTCACCGTGTGGCCGGGGCCGACCTCGCCGCCGTCGACGCTGTCGTCGCGGAAGTCCTCGTCGGCGACCTTGCGGTTCTCGTAGCCGATCAGGCGGAACTGCTTCACGGTCTTCCGGTCGAACGCCACCTGGGCCTTCGCGTCGCGCGCCCGGAGTTCGAGGTGGGCGGGGAGCTGGTCGACGAAGACCTTGCGGGCCTGCTCCTCGTCGCCGACGTACGTGGTGTGGCCGTCGCCCCGGTTGGTGAGGCGCTCCATGAACGCGTCGCCGTACTCGCTGCCGACGCCGACCCCGAAGAGCGTGATGCCGTACTCGCGGCGGGCGGAGTCGATCCGTTCCAGGATGTTGTCGGCGCTGGTGTCGCCCGTGTTGGCGAGGGCGTCGGAGAGCAGCACCACCCGGTTGGTGACGCCCTTGCGGTGGCCCTTGACGGACTCCTCGTAGCCGCGGGTGATCCCCGCCTCGACGTTGGTGGACCGGGCGGTCCGCATCTCCTCGACCGCCTCCCGGATCTTGTTCCGGTTGCCCTGGACGCGGGTCATCGGGAGCCGGGTCTCGGCCTCGTCGCTGAAGGTGACCAGGGAGACGGAGTCGTCGTCGCGCAGTTCGTCGGTGAGGAGGGCCAGGGACTTCTTGGCCAGCTCCAGACGGCCGGGCGCGGACATGGAGCCGGAGATGTCGACGACGAACGTGAGGGCGGCGGGCGGGCGTTCGCTGCTGGGCGGGGCGACCTTGGTGGCGAGGCCGACCCGGAGCAGCGACCAGCCGGAGGCCCCGGAACCCGCGCCTCCGCCGCTCCCGGAGCCGATCCGCGCCCCGTCGACCGTGACGGAGAACCCGTTGCCCGAGGGCCGTTCGTACCCCTGGCGGAAGCTGTTGACGAACTCCTCGGGGCGGATGTCCGCCGCGTTCGGCAGTCTGCCGTCGCCGAGCGTGCGGCGCGCGTAGCCGTAGCTGGCGGTGTCCACGTCCAGGGCGAAGGTGGAGAGGTAGTCCGGGGCGGCGATGCCGGGCTCGGGCGCGTCCCCGTTCTCTCCGTTCTCGCGGTTCTTCCCCTCCTCGCCGGACGGCCTTCCCTGCTCCGGCGCCACCGCGTCGGGCGCGGGCTGCCCACCGCGCGCGCCGGAGCGCTTGTCGGCGGCGGTGCCGTCCGGCGACCCGCCTCCGCCGCACGCGGTGAGCAGCATCCCGCCCGTGAGCAGCAGCGCCACCGCCGCCGCCCGGGCCCCTCCCCGTACCCCCGCTGTCCGCCTGCCGCTTCGCTGATGCATCCGTAACCCCCACGTCATCACGGTGTCGTGTCCTTTCTCCGACACCTGTGAATGTGACGTACGGGCCCGCCGAACGGAGTCGGCAAAAGCGTTGCGGAACCATCTCGATGCGGCAACAGGGGCCGGGCGGGACGCCTTCGCACCCGTTCCCGCCCGGCGAAACCCCGGAACATCAGGTTCAGGACACGATGTCCTTACGACTGAACCCGCGGAAGGCCAGAGCGAACAGGATCAGGGCGTACGTCACCGAGATCGCCGTCCCCTTGATCATGCCGCCCCACTCCAGCTGCGGCTGGAGCGCGTCGGCCCAGGCGAACTGCCAGTGCGCGGGCAGGAACTCGCGCCAGGAGCCGAGCGCCGTCACCGCGTCGAGCACATTGCCGACGATGGTCAGGCCCACCGCTCCGCCGACCGCGCCGAGCGGGGCGTCCGTCTTTGTCGAGAGCCAGAACGCCAGCCCCGCCGTGACGAGTTGGGAGACGAAGATGAACGCGACGACGAGCGCGAGGCGGGGCACGGTGTCCCCGGCCGCCAGCGCTCCCCCGGTCGGCAGTTTCAGCGGCCCCCACCCGTAGGCCGCCGTTCCCGCGGCCAGCGCGACGACCGGCAGCAGCACCATCGCGGCGAGGCTGAAGCCGAGCGCGACGACGAGCTTGGACCACAGCAGCCGCACCCGCGGCACGGGCGCGGCGAGCAGATAGCGCAGCGAGGACCAGCTCGCCTCGGAGGCCACGGTGTCCCCGCAGAACAGGGCCACCGGGATCACCAGCAGGAAGCCGGCCGAGACGAACAGCGAGGTGGCGGCGAAGTTCGCGGCGGACTCGGTCGCCACGTCCATCAGGTTGATCCGGTTGCCGCCCCGGCCCCCGCCGCCGTCTTCGCCGTCCGGCGAGCCGCCGATCGCGAAGGCGATGATCAGGATGAAGGGGAGGGCCGCGAGGATGCCGCCCATGAGCAGAGTGCGGCGCCTGCGCAGCTGCCGCATGGCCTCGACGCGGAGGGGGAGCGTGCGCCCGGCGCGGTAGCCCGCGGCCTCCGGGTGCTCGGTCGTCACCCGGTCCTCGGGGGGCTGGACGGGGGCGCTCATGCTGCTCCTCCGGAGATCAGGGTGAGGAAGGCGTCCTCCAGGCGGCGGTGCGGGCCGACGCCGGTGACCGGGACGTCGAGCCGGACGAGGTCGGCGACGAGGCGTGCGGTGGTGGCGCCGTCGAGGCGGACCAGGAGGCCGCGCCCGTCGTCGGTGCGGACGGCGGAGCCGATGCCGGGCAGGGCGGCGACCTTCTCCGCGAGCGGCTCGGACACCTCCTCCGCCGTGGTCACCAGGATCATGTCGCCGGAACCGGTGATCTCGGCGACCGGACCGGCCTGGACGAGCCTGCCCCGGTCCATGACGACCAGGTGGGTGCAGGACTGCTCGACCTCCGAGAGGAGGTGGCTGGAGACGATGACGGTCCGGCCCCCGGCCGCGTAACGGATCATCACGTCACGCATCTCGCGGATCTGCGGCGGGTCCAGCCCGTTGGTCGGCTCGTCCAGGATGAGCAGGTCCGGCATGCCGAGCATGGCCTGCGCGATGGCGAGCCGCTGCCGCATGCCCTGGGAGTACGTCCGCACCGCACGGGCGAGCGCGTCCCCGAGGCCCGCGATCTCCAGGGCCTCGTCGATGCGGGCGTCCTCGGCGGGGCGGCCGGTGGCCTGCCAGTACAGGTCCAGGTTGGCGCGCCCGGAGAGGTGCGGCAGGAAGCCCGCGCCCTCCACGAAGGCGCCCACCCGGGAGAGGACCGGGGCGCCGGGGCGGATGGCCTGCCCGAAGACGCGGATCTCGCCCTCGTCGGGGGTGATGAGCCCCATGAGCATGCGCAGGGTGGTCGTCTTGCCCGCGCCGTTGGGGCCGAGCAGCCCGAGGACCTGCCCCTTCTCGACGTGGAAGGAGAGCTCGCGCACGGCGTACCGGTCGACGGACTTCGCGTACTTCTTCGAGAGCCCGGTGATCCGGAGCGGTACGTCGGCGAGTTCGGGGTCCGGTGCGGGTGTGGCGGTCCGCCGCCGGGCGGTGATCAGGAGCGCGGCCGCGATGACGAGGGCGGCGGCCGGGAGGCCCCAGGTCCACCAGGGGAGGGTGGCCGCCGCGGTGGTGACGGCGGGTGCGGTGGGGACGGTCAGCGGTCCGTCGGCGGTCACGGTGTACGTGGCGGGCTCGGCCGGGGACGCGTAGCCGAGGTCGGTCGCGGAGAACACGAGCCGCATCCGGTGCCCGGCGTCGAACTCGTGGTCCACGGCGGGCAGCGCCAGTTCGATGGGCTTGCCCTGCTGGTCGGGGGTGATCCGGTAGGGGGCGACGAGCTGGGACGGCAGCCGCTGCTGGCGGCCGTCCGGCGAGACGTCGTACACCTTGCCGAAGAGCACCGCGTCACGGCCCTCGGTCGCCTTGACGTTGACGCGGACGGTGGGGGTGCCGGTGACGTGTACGGAGGTGGCCAGCGGGGCCGACTCGAAGCGGGCGTACTGCCCGGGGAAGTCGAGCGAGAGCCCGACGCCGAGGGAGGAGAGCTGGGAGATCCCGCCGCCGATGCCGGGGACGGCGGAGATGGCGGGCGGGGCGGCCCCGGCGGGGTTGCGGAAGGTCTCCGTGGAATCGGACGCGCCGGGGGCGGTGTTCTTGCCGGGGGCGGTGGCCTCGCCGGGGGCCGTGCCGGGCACGGTGGCGTCGCCGGGGGCGGCGCCGGTGGCGCGCAGGGGGATCTCCCGGCCGCCGCTGCGCAGCCCCGGGTAGGTGTCGCTGGTCGCGCCGCGCTTCATGGCGGCGCCGTCGGTGGAGTCGAAGCCTCCGGTACGGGTGACGCGGAAGGCGGGGCCGGTGTCGGTACCGGTCTCCTCCTTCAGGTAACGGTCGAACCAGGAGCCGACGCGCCCTTCGACGCGCGCGGTCTCGCTGTCGCCGCCGTCGTGCCCGCCCGCGATCCAGTCGACGGAGACGGGTGCGCCGTTGGCGCTGATCGCCTTCTGCATGGCGTCGGCGTGGCCGAGCGGGAAGAGGGAGTCGGACTGGCCCTGGAGGATGAGCGAGGGCACCTCGATGCGGTCGGCGACGGCGGAGGGCGAGCGCTCGGTGAGCAGGTCGATCGCGGCCGGGTCGGGCTTGCCGCTGACGGCGACGCGCTCGTACATCGCGCAGAGCCGCTGCTCGAACTTCTCGCAGCCGCCGCCGGAGGTGATGAAGATCCCGGCCCAGAGCTTCTTGAAGACCCCGTCGGGGAAGAGGGCGTCGGCGAGGTTCCAGTACGTGATCACGGGCGCGATGGCGTCGACCCGGCGGTCGTGCCCGGCGGCGAGGAGGGAGACCGCGCCGCCGTAGGAGGCGCCGGTGAGGCCGACCCGGGGGTCGCCCTTGCCGTCCAGCTCGACCTCGGGGCGCTCCGCCAGCCAGTCGATGAGCCCGGAGACGTCCTTGACCTCGCCCTGCGGGTCGTTGAGGGAGATCTTCCCGCCGGACCTGCCGAAGCCGCGCGCGGACCAGGTCAGCACCGCGTACCCGTCGGCCGCGAGCTTCTCGGCCTGGGCGCGTACGTCGTTCTTGCTGCCGCCGAAGCCGTGCCCGATGAGCACGGCGGGGCGCTTTCCGGAACCGCCGGAGGTGAAGAACGAGGTGTCGATCGGCACCCCGTCCATCCGCAGCATCCGGTCCTCGCGCTGCACGGCGGGCGAGCCGTCATCGGCGACGGCGGTCCAGGTGCCCCCGCCCACGAGCACGGCGAGCGCGGCGAGCGCCGCGGCCCACCGGCCGGGGGTACGGGGCAGCAGGCGCCGCCATCGAGCAGTAGGGGTCTCCATCCCTCGACCCTAAACGGAGGAGGGAGCCGCCCGAAGTGCCGCCAGGGGGAGGCGGACGGCCTCCCTGAGAGGTACGGTGCGCCCTCCCCGTACTCCGGACGCGGTACGGGCCCTGTTCCTCCCGGAGGCCATAGTGGACATTCGCCGCGCAACGACCGTCACGGAGCTCCTCGCCGCCGGCCGTCTCTTCGACGCCCCGCCCCGCGAGGAGTGGGCGGCCCGCTTCCTGGCGGCGGACGGCCATGTGCTGCTGATCGCGTATGTGGACGGGGCCCCGGCGGGCTTCGTCTCGGGCATCGAGATGCGGCACCCGGACAAGGGCACGGAGATGTGCCTGTACGAACTCGGCGTCGACGAACCGTTCCGCCGCCGGGGCATCGGCCGGGCCCTGACCCGGGCGCTGGTGGACCTCGCCCGGGAGCGCGGCTGCTACGGCCTGTGGGTGGGGGTGGAACCCGGCAACGAGGCGGCACTGGCGACGTACCGGGCGGCGGGGGCGGCGGCGGACGGGGAGTTCGCGATGCTGACGTGGGAGTTCACCGCGGACGGTGGGGCCGGGTAGGCGACCCGGGCTACCGCCCGGT carries:
- a CDS encoding ATP-binding protein, producing the protein MTAVTDEDPGNGTAEPAGGREKEGTDGGRWDDGLIARRAAAVDSRTAAGARGGDSRTDAGPGSPGADLVGADGDEDDLRPQVDAYGASGGPLPTRLDALRELVGLSRARLDRDTLAEAGRVLDEAAARQRLSSRHTVVAIAGATGSGKSTLFNALAGAPISDTGLRRPTTSQPIACSWTDGAAGLLDRLAIPGRLRRRPHPGPAAFDEAFQGLVLVDLPDHDSAATAHRDQVDRVLALVDAVIWVVDPEKYADAALHERYLRPLAGHAEVTFVVLNQIDRLPGEAADLVLDDLRRLLDEDGMALGEHGEPGATVMSLSALTGDGVPELREMLGRFVQDRTAATRRLSADVDAAAARLRPVYVAEGRPGLGERAREEFTDRLAEAVGAAAAGQAAEREWRRNAGRACGTPWLRLWRWYESRGLPGSLDRMGQALAPPEEELTARQRVEQAVRIVADDAADGLPAPWAQAVREAAFNGAKGLPEALDELAAKAAAGPAKASGKGSRKDSAKASRTDTGTGTDTSTGTGAASGTASGAVSRTSKEAGVSGLSGSRGLGTGVAPGGRPAKPPRPKWWPAAVLAQVSMTLLQIFGGLWLLGQIVGVLEPGLVTPALNMLAGVVGGPLVEWSCAAAIRGPARRYGQDAERRLREAAAGCGRARVLDPVSAELARYREVRERYVAVTEFSTTGR
- a CDS encoding ATP-binding protein, producing MDVRPQLIDALSALRDRVAAVRLPLPLPGAERARQTRVELLAQLDDYLLPRLKDPEAPLLAVIGGSTGAGKSTLVNSLVGCRVSEAGVLRPTTRTPVLVCHPDDHHWFAGVRVLPQLTRIWLPPGQARDPDGLDELGAGADDEANVLRVETAVSLPRGLAILDAPDIDSLVVRNRVLAAELICAADVWVMVTTASRYADAVPWHLLRTAKEYDAALVTVLDRVPHQVIAEVSRQYAALLTRAGLGDVPRFTIPELPESAGGGSGLLPTTAVAPLRAWLTHRAQDPAARQQAVGRTASGLIESLNVRMPGLASAVAAQYAASVRLTGVVEDAYGKEADRIRRRLRSGAVLSGDARTRWRGFPLYSAPGELLDALVESLIALLQCSVSAADEQIRTQWSREPAAGVFRFDGAVREAGGWGPAEDVEGRIAVAVRRWRRVLEELAEEEVRQLERSVAPDPETVAALLAAALLGGRRARTAGEQLAERIGAQGALRLRDKGGELLTTYLDQVLGGERDRRLAPLDALDVAPEPQAELIAALSVLQKERWQR
- a CDS encoding DNA polymerase III, with product MTPHSPALPAPGLRDYAFDWALVDVETSGLVARRDRVLSVAVVTMGPDGERTGEFSTLLNPGCDPGPVDVHGLTAERLLGAPTFDQVAGRIGALLQDRVLVAHNAQFDYDFLAHEFARARLYLPVSQRLCTLALNRQVDPPAEDMKLGTLAAHYGVPQLRAHDALDDTRVLAGILRATLREAARLDLPLPLVACPPRQDTRFAPQPPKTPCAYRNPGRAEAGGPLVQGMKIAITGETATSRAELVARSVAAGLNVMTSVSRHTSALVTNAAGSGSAKARRAAAEGVPVIDEHTFLRLLDDVRPGTRHLAAGAEAGVAPVAAGAGVAPVAVVTAGEAGATAATGAAVAVPVAPAAPSSPEAAVPAPRRPAPAAVPAARPLAGRRVLVLGGTHPAAAAARSRVVELGGSAAINLSRSVTDAVLLPGGETDRRIRRMPKLGLPVHDEHWLTAPEGAPAGTGAASGAARPTPEADRPSAPLVLPRGGVADLPTAQAPLWHITAAWAPRDRCEIDVVAFVLDEDEQVTFDEDFVFYGAPENPAGTVRLLTDGPAEQTIAVDLASLPPSSRKVAVAAAIDGEGTFGDVGAVQVTAVPGTGAAPLAGATLDAATTERTLLLAEFYRRGPVWRFRAVGQGYDHGLADLARGYGVDIAD